The segment CGAATGCACCTATAAtgatcagagataaagggaactgcagatgctggagaatccgagataacaaagtgtggagctaggtgaacacagcaggctgagcagcaacCCAATTCTGATggaggctcgaaacgtcagcttttgtgcacccaTAATGATTCCTGGATTTCGGCccattgacactgaaggaatggtggaaCATTTCCAAGTTAGAGTGGACATGGCTTAGGAGGCAATTTGCAATTGGTAGTATTCCCATGCGTGTGCCTCCCTTGCCCTTTCAGGTGGTTGGGTTGTGGGTATGGAAGGTACTGCTTagggagtcttggtgaatttctgaagtacatcttgtagatggtacactgcTACTGGGCGtcggtggtgaaggaagtgaatgtttgaggATTTGGTGTGAATTAAGCAGGCGGCTTTGTTCTGGGTAACATCaaatcttgagtgttgttggagcgctgttatccagacaagtggaaaATAAGCCATATTTTCCTGACTTGTGTGTTGTAGGCTGCTtgcaggctttgggagtcagaaagtgagttacctGCTGCGAGATTCTCAGTTTGTGATCCACTGTTAGAGTCATATAAGTCTACAACAAAataaaaagcccttcagcccattgagtctgcgccAGTCAAAAACGTCCATCTATTCtttcagcacttggcctgtagccttgtttGTCTTGGTGTCACAAGTGTAGTATATAGCCTTAGCATTTATAatgcagttcagtttttggtcaatgggaATTCTACAGTGTTGACTGTGGGAGAATTTGCAACAGTAATGCCATTGAGAAttagtgatagtaatgccattgaatgtcaaaggatgataaTTAGATTCTCTGTTGTTAGACATGGTCCTTTCCTGGCATTTGAGAAGCCTCGTGTCCTGTTTCCTTGCACCTGAAACAAGTGCATTTCTGGCACACCGTGCCAAAGAATATCTGACTTAAAATAAAGGGCAGTTTTGTTTGAAAGAATTGAACTAAATGATACGGGTTTGCACATTTATCACCTAACATTCAACACCGTTTTAACAAACCATCTCTCTTGTTTTACCCAAGACATTATCCTACTGTGCCAGTTCACACCAAGAGGTGGGCATTTTCATGTTTGAGAAATTCATGGAGGAAATTGAACAGCAGTTTCCcacatgttgtatgactctaactGCAATAACTTGCCCAGTACTTTTTGTTCTTCAAAATGTTGGATATTGctgttttaaatttgaaaaacatTGTACACTTTTAGGGCTCCTTAGAGGAATGTTTACTTATAAAGTTTTCGCAATCATTTATGGTTTGCCAAgttcatgtttttattttctcatgCATGGCATTTTGAGAAATAACCTGTGTTACTTAGCAAGCCCCAGTTAGACAAATTCTGGTCAAACCTCATCTGAGAGAGAAGTAGTCAGTCTGGTTTTGACTTACCGAATTTACATTTCAACAAATTACTCTGAACTGAGTTGCACTTGTTGATTGATATTAATGTCAAGTTAGTTACCTTTAGCATGTTCTCATTTTCAAAAAGCTGCTAAGTGCATTTGCAAAGTTCCCATTGAGCTTGGTGTCTAGTTTTTGAATTGAGATGCTGGAGTAACCTTACCTTGCAGAGTTAGTCAAGCGTCAGAATTTGGTGGACGGCCATCTGATTTTCCCTAATCAATCTCTCAAGGAAGTTTTGACCCAGTTATTTTCTCTTTGAACATTCCATAAATGTTTTATGGAAAATTAAAAATTTGAAGGTACCAAGGACAGGTATTTCAAGCATATAACAAGATTAGATTTAATGTTGTCAATATGGATCTCTTGATAGAGCAAAAAATGTctccagcaggttcaggaaaGCCTCAATATGAATGACTGCTCTGTAGAAGATCTTGGGCTGGACACACTACCTGGATATGCCAGTGTTGAATTGGAAAATGGAGGCAAGGATACAACAGTCACCATACACAACTAGGAAGAATATCTCAGGGTATGTGCAATGATTTTCATTTTATGTAGATAACAAATAAAACCAGCGAATAAACTTGGATCATAACAGGCCATGACAGCAATGTTCCACAGAgatgggtgttgggtccactttggtctgaggaacagattgggagctggattttggaaaggagcagaagtaatagggttgttgttatgggtgacttcaacttccctaatatcgaTTGTAGTTTccaagtgcaaatagtttggatggggCAAGTTTTTGtcaggtcagtccaggaaggatttctgacccAATACGTAgataggccgactagaggggaggccatattggatttggtgcttggcaacaaaaCAGGCCGGGTGTCAGGTCTCTCGATGTTAGATCATgacagtgatagtgatcacaactccctgacttttactatagtcatggagagggataggagcagacggtatgggaaagtatttaattggggagggggaattatcatgctattaggcaagaactacacTCCATagattgggaacagatgttctcagggaaatgcacaacggaaatgtggaggttgttcagggagcagttgctatgagtgctggataggtttgtcccattGAGGCAAGGAAAGGACGGTAAGGTGTAagagccttggatgacaagacatgtggaacaacTTGTCAAAatgaagaaggaagcttacttaaggttgaggaagcaaggatcagacagggctcccaaggtagccaggaaggaaatgaagaatgggcttaggagagctagaagggggtatgaaaaaACCTTGgaaggtaggattaaggaaaaccccacgGCATTCCATGCtaatgtgaggaacaagaggatggctcGAGTGGGGGTAGAGCCAATCAGCGATGTAGGGGGTCTTTTCAAACTCTGAAAGACACACCACGAGGACGGGAGTATTGCTTCAGCAGAAGAACTTCTTTATTCACGCTTGCAATTGATTACAGCGTGGAGAGCTCCAAGGCACAGTCACACAGGATGGTCAGGGAGAGTCTGAACATGTTGGACAATCCCTGACATTTTATGGCTTTACAAAGCATGAGTAATTTCTAACTATGTCATCTCTGGTCATGAATCTGTCTCTATCTTTGTTCCCCATCTGTCTGTTTTTCTGACCCTTGATCATGATATGGCCTAATGTTATTATACTATCAGGTTAACATAGATGAAGATCTACCTCCTTCGCTAATCATGTCAATGTTCCTATTTTGTTTGCTAACAAGGGCATTGTTTTCATGCAAGATAGAGTACTGTCATGTGCTTGTGGATATCAACTTCCCTGTTATTTTGTTACACTTGTATAACGATCTTGTTGCTACGTCAGCACAGGTGGATGTGTTATCTTGGTCCCATGGTTTGTAATTTATTTAACAAAATGCTGATGAGTTCATTTGGGCCTGTTTAGCTGTCTTCCTTCTTATTCATTTCAATGGTGTCTCTATCCCTTCCCTTCTCCCCCAGGTGTGGCGTAAGTTACATACGGGTTTGTGCATAATACCATGAAGCCTCAGAGTTAGATGATGGtgttggagtcagaggaggtCCTTAAGGAATACATTGTTTCAGTATTCACTAGTTGGAGGGATCTTGATGTTTGTAagaacagcatgaaacaggctgatatgctcaaacaggttgatgttaagaAGGAGGACATGCTAGAAGTTTTGTAAAACATGagaatagataagtcccctgggccaaatGGGATATATCCAAGGTTGCTACAGgatgtgagggaagagattgctgtgccTTTGGCGATgttctttgcatcctcactgtcttCTGGAGTgataccagatgattggaggatggcaaatgttattccattgttcaggaaaggcaatagggataatcctgggaattacagagcagtcagtgttACTTCTgcggtaggcaaattattggagacgattctgagagatagtatttatgattatttggaaaagcagtttgattagaaatagtcagcatgtcTTTGTGAGAGGCAAATATGCCTCACaggccttattgaattctttgaatatgtgccaaaacacattgatgaaggcagagcagtggatgtagtgtatatggattttagcgaagcatttgataatgttctgCATGGtgagctcattcagaaagtaaggaggcatcgGATTCAGAgaaacttggctgtctggatatagaattggctgtccaatggaagacagagggtgatagtagatTAAAAGTATTCAGCTTAGAGTCGATGACCAGTGGTatgctgcagggatctgttctggaatctctgctctttgtgatctttataaatgacttggatgcataAGGAGACatgtgagttagtaagtttgctaatgacacaaaggttggtggagttatggatagtatggagggctgttgtaggttgcaatgggacattgacaggatgtagaactgggcaaagaagtggcagatggaattcaacccagaaaagtgtgaaatgattcattttggaaggtcaaatttgaatgcagaatacagggttaatggcagaattcttggcagtgtagaggaataTAGGAATCTTGGGGTGCacatccacagatccctcaaagttgctacccaagttgatagggttgttaagaaggcgtatggtgtgttggctttcattggcaggggaattgagtttaagagctgtgaggttatgcagcAGCTCTATAAAATCTGGTTAgacaacacttggaatattgtgttcagttctgttcaccttattataggaaggatgtggaaactttcaagagggtgcagaggagatttaccaggatgctgcctggactggagggcagctcttatgaggaaaggttgagggagttacagctcttctcattggagtgaagaaggatgagagttaacttgatagaggtgtacaagataatgagagacattggtagagtggatagccagagacctttacccagggcggaaatgactattaggaggggacataattttaaggtgattggaggaaggtatcggggagttgtcagaggtaggttctttgctcagagagtggtgtgtgtggaatacactgccagcagtggtagtggagtcagatacattagggacatttaagtgacccttggataggcacatgaataatagtaaaatgtagggtatacagggtagtttgatcttagaataggataataggttggcacaacattgtgggccgaagggcctgtactgtgttgtactgttctatgttctatagataaggtgaatggcaggtgtttctcCCCAGGATGCAGGGCttttaagactagggggcatatttttaaggtatgagaagaaagattttaaaaaaagatgaggaGCAACTTCTGTTACACCAAAAGTGCTTCTTGTGGGGAATGAACTtcagagaaagtagtggatgtggatacagttacattacttaaaagacatttagataagtacatgaataggaaaggtctgaaGGGTTAATGGCCAAGCGCAGGCacgtgggacaagtttagttcgAGATTATGATCTGCAcagacttgttggaccgaaggatctgtttccaggctgtatgacTTTGTATTCACTAAAGTGTTAAGACAAGTTAATGTCTGCACCATCCAACACAATTACCTTCTCATTGCCAGCCAATTCCGTTCTCATCTCAACTGTTAAAGTTGACTTACCAGGTGAATCTCAAATACTAGCACAGGGAATTAGAATGTTTCCAGGAAACTGAGAGGTGAGTAAATAACAGCATAAATGAGAACGCAGCAAGAAACAATTGATACAAAAGATCCTGAAGAAGAAAACCACAAATTCAACTAATATTTGAACTTTATTTCATTTCAAGCAAAATGCAGTTTGATTCATAAAAATATAATcacaaaggttaaaaaaaaagcaaaccacATCCAAATAATCTGACACGAAGTTAAAATGCAGAGTCTTATATGAAAGGAACATGAAGTAGGGAATGTCGCTCTTGAGGTCAGTGTACTCCAAATGAATTCTGTCACAAAAAGTGCTGCTCCAGTTCCTGGCCtattccacccctaccttatacgatcatccatacgcctatctaatagtcgcttaaatgcccctaatgagactgactccactaccctctccggcaatgcattccatgctcctaccactctctgagcaaagaaactacctcttgacatctccccgatatccaccccacccccactcgctttaaaactatgcccctcgtaatagctacctccaccctaggaaaaagtctctggttatccactctatccatacctctgatcattttgtacacctctatcaagtcacctcccatccttcgtcattctaaagaaaaaagccctagctctctcagccttatctcataagaccttccctccattccaggcaacatcctgataaatctcctttgcacctttttgaacgcttccacatctttcctgtagtgaagtgaccagaaccgaacacaatactccagatgtggccaaaacatacatgaacaaaaatgaaattgTTCTGCCCGATGATAATATTCTGTCCATATTATAGTTTTGACTTGGCTTATCGATACAATTACCAACAAGTACAATAAAAACTTGAAACATTCCCAAGAAAAGATccaacacccctccctatccccataatcccacatttaccatggctaacctactGAACCTGCATAGCCCTAAACACTACAGTGCAATTTAATATAGCAAATTCACTCCAGCTGAATATCTTTGGATTGCGGGATGAAATCAGAGCACTCAGCAGAAATCCATACAGacgcagggaaaatgtgcaaactccacaaaaccAAAACCAGGTCCCGGACGCTGTGAAGCAGGAGGGCTAACCACAGCGCCACCTAATTTTGTTCTTTGCCTAATTCACTACTGGCAGCATTTCTAAACTGCTGCTTCTTGGCAAATAcaataaactatcagaaaattgctgaaaattgcattggaagtagttcagagaaggttcactagatcagttccagagatgaaaggcttgtcctACAAGGAAAGATGGAGCAGTTTAGGCTATACCTGCTAGAGTTCAGAAGGACGAAAGGAGAACTGGTCGAGGCGTATAAGATGCAAAAGGGGTTTGATAAAATAGAGGCTGAGTGCATGTTTCCCATGCGAGAACAATCTAGAACAAAAGGTCATCACTTTAGgttaaggggtggcagatttagaataaaggtgaggaggaattacttcagtCAAAGGAACTCATTACGTGAGAGCATACATACGGATATACATGGGAACATATAGAGGAATTAAGAGCAGCAGAAAGTAATTCAGCCTTTTGAGTCCACTTCACCATTTAATGTGGTTGTGGCTGATCCTATCCTGgtctcagttccactttcctgtctgctccccatagccctttattaGGTTTTTCATCAAAAATATCAATCTCTTTCTTCAATCTGTTGATTGGTTCAgtttccactgcactctggggcagtcacttccgcagattcacaaccatctgagagaaatctgtttctcctcatctcagctttaCTCCAGCGTGCAGTGGATGTCAGGACACCGAATAAATGGAAGGAGCAGACAGACCGATTttaaattagtaatgggttaaaggaTTACGGGAAGTAGGCAAAAAggttaagactgagatgagatcagcaatgatcatattaaatggctgagcaggctcaaagggatgAATTgcatattcctgctcctagttcttatgttttttgTTTATATTAGGTAATTGTGTCCACTGCGAACTAGTGCTGCACATCTTGTGTCTGAAAAGCTTTGCAATCCATATAAGAAGAGAAGAATTGTTCAGAGAAAGTATTTGAAGACCTCAATGGTAACATCACTTTTGACTTATAAATCGAGAGAAGGTTCTCCATCATCCAAACGAATCATGGAATTCCCAtctgaaagaaaaggaaatgtaaaGATATCACTATTGTTACTGCTCACCATTTCTTACAAGGTGTTGATGTGTAAAACCAGTCCTGCCATGGAGAAGTTCCACATTGTCAAGGACAACTGAAGACATCTTTAGACTGGGGAGAGCATTTCAAAGTTATCCATGATAGTTTAGGCCTGGCACTCAGCCagctcaaaaaaaaatgaaggtaagAGAGGGAATAATGACTTCTAACCCTCAATCTGGAGAAGATGATGAGATTCCTGATACCTCAGCAAAGACACAGGGCAACGAGTGAAGACAGAAGAAGACTGCTATTAACAAACAGATGAGACTATCACTTCCAGCCATGGAgctcagcttcgtctatctcatTGTCTATATGTAGTCAGTGTTCAGATCTGAGCGAAGTTTCCCCATCAGCCATGGAGATTAATATTGCTATACTTCCTCCATCTGGTATTGACATCTGACACCAGTCAACCATTGTCACTTGTTGTGTGTTGTGTATCTTTTTCTACATACTTAGGTTGTGTAAAACATCAAAAGTATTGCTTCTTAAGAAATTTAAATTAACTACCTTAAAATTTCTTATGCATTCTTAATGGCTTACATTGTGACTTCCAAACTCTAAATCCTACAAAACTCAATACATTTAAAGGAGAAGCAAATTTAGAATTGTTCTAACACAGCTTTTAAGGATGTGTTATTGATGTGCTTTTCCTCTGCATAACAAAGATATTTATTTTACACAATTTTTGTAACAGTTTGTTAAGTTAAATATAGTATCAACAATGATCTCGGAAATAGACTCACCTGTGAATGCGACTCGAGCACGCTGAGGTTTACCCATGTACTTGTGCCATACAGAGCAGATATACTGATTTTTGGAgtcatggttttgtttcagataatGGTCCACAGAATATAATCCATTTTTGTCTCTGGTCAAATTTGTTTCACTAACTTCATTCAAATTTTTCCCATGTTTGTCTTCCCATTTAATCTCTGGTGCAGGGTATAAGCCCGAAGATTGGCAAGTCAGCACATCACCATTATCCCCATTTGATTTCCAGACGATACCAACATTTCCAGAACCTCTTGCTAAGAAAAAAATTGTGGTTATTGCAATAACTAATAATAGCATAAATGaataacaatttctgatttttccaAAAGGATCCATATGCATAATCTTCAACCAGTTTTAGAATGTTACAATTTTCAGAACAGCTTTGAACACATATTTAGGACATTTCATATTCTGTGGTCAATAATGTAAGTTTCATTTACTGCagagcaaataaaaaaaacaagcacTATTTGATTCCCTTATGCGGGAATTACTGGCTTTGAATTAAATAAAGGTACCAGAGAAGCATGGACGATAACAGAcatgaggtcattcagcccactgttcCTGTGCAGACATTTGGAAAGTGTTGCTTTGCCATAAGCCATATCCCTGCCTTTTCTATCACCCTATTTATCAACCTCAACTACTTGTCCTACTGCTACTTGATATGAtttacagtcagcatggctttaagaggggcagatcatgcctcaaaagccttattgaattatttgaggatgtgacagaACACAACAATGAAGGTAGAgccatggatgtggtgtatatggattttagcaaactattcaataaagttccacatggtaagctcattcagaaagtaacgGAGAGTGGCAAAATTGGTATCACTCTCACCTGAATCAGAATGTTGTGGAGTTTTGCCCCAAATCAGACTTTTTTTAAGCAGGACTGATTATTGAATGGACCTTGGAATTTGTCATAAAACCTCATTCATTTCTCTTGATATCTTTGATGCAATAACTTTGAATTTTCTATCCTTTCTCTTCCAATGAATATGTTTCGTTTGTAgctaagtgattttttttttcctttttatgctCCATGTATACATATACATATAATTAAGTTGATATAAGGTCTAGATGAGCCAAGCTCTTTGTAAACATTGTCATTTTGATGTTCTTTTTACTCAATGAATGTTATTATGAAAGCAAAATAGACAGCTAAACTCATGTTATGACATGGTTAGAATGCAATAACCTTTTAAAGTATATAAAAGGTGAGACCTAGAGGACTTGTTAAAAGAATAATGCTACAAGATTCTAGATTTTACACAAACAATAATACTTTACTCTGCAAGATAGAACATTAACACAAAGTACAATACATGCACAAGTTAGTGCCCATATTTAACAGGTGCTAAGCATGGGTAATATACTGTGATGGAACACACTACAGTGCTCATCAAATGTACAGATCCCATGGACTTCTTAgcatctcctccaacccaccacTGCCCCACATCCCCAGATATTAATGACATAGTGGGTCTTCAAATCTCTGTCAATCCAGCCTTAAACATCCCTCCCAAGAGCCAAATCCAAAAGGCTCCAATTCTAAGTCTGCTCCTGTTCTCATTAATCATTTCTTGTTTGCTTCTCAACTTTGTAGTCTTAGCGTTACTGCCCTACTTGCAGCACCCTGAATCCTGTGAGCCATCACAGCTTCCAGAATTTTTCCTTAAGCCTTGACTGAAATGCCTCAGCTGCCTAATAAATCATACAACTTGGTCTGAGTTCTAACACTGCAAGGAAATCCACCTGTTCTTGACTTCTACTCACTATCTCCTCCATGGAACAACCATGAAATTCATTTGTCTTCCACACACACTAGATCTAAGTATTAGTTCTTCTGACACGGAATCTACTCTGGCTCTTTATATACCTATCGATCTTCAGTAACTGTAGTGCTTTGAATTCCTATTCAGTTGACGCAAACGGTTCTGCGTGATTGATTGAAAACCCTGCACCAAGCTCATCTCGAAATGCCAAATTGAATGCTGCCACCCAGCAACTTTTACAACTATGTGCACTCTGAATATTATATTCCCTACGATCCTGGCTTACTTAATAcataaaaaaagaaaatttgtCAAGGATTTCATCACAATGTGTTATTTTCTTGAAATTTTAATGAAGTTTATAAATGAGTATCTGTACAATAATGCATTTTCTTTTCACCTGATTCCATGAATACCACTGGCAAATGCTCCCTTTTCCCGTACCTGAGGTTTTAAATTCACTTGAACACAGTGTGGAAAAGAATCCGATAGGGAGAATAACCAACCTTTGACAGAGCTATGGATCATAAATGAGATAAGCGCCCAATGTGTGATCCTCAAAACTCTGCCTATGTCTCCATGAATTGCCATATAAACCACAATGGCCAAATGCACACACAGGAAAGTTTCACCAGTTAATACCAGCAGGCAGGTGTCAGTTTAGAATGACAAATTGCGGAAGATCTGAACAATTCTTTGTTTTGCTATACTCTCCAGCTCTGAAAGTGATGCAGCTCAACAAATTCACTGTGGCCAAGTTTCAACTTCCAATTGTGGTTTCTCATCTGTAAGATAATCAACCAGCAACTGAAAATCAGGGGCATAGTGTTTTAGACTTCAGTCTCATATTCTACATGCAAAGTTTACCAAATTCAATTTGCAGGCTAATCTTGCAGGACTCTGTTTACAATTTTCAGGAACACATTGTTGACCTCTGTTCCAACCACAATGAGCCCATTTATTCCATGCAGTGGGTGGTCTAGCTAACTATTCTGAAAGTGAGACAAAGTGATTATACTTAACATTAATGCCAAGTTTAGCTATCCAGATGAGAAGCCATTATTATTGTGTTTCTGTAAAATGCTTTGCTAGTTACCATAAGAAATAAAAAGTGTCCTTCCCTTTGCTGTCATTGGCAATCTTTGTAATAATTaaagaaattaaacaaatgaTTTCAATTGTAGAAAGACAGCAGAATGGCTGACATACCCCAAACAGACAGCACAACTGTTGCATCGCCGAATCCATCGATGATGTTGACGCTGCACTTGTACCTTCCTTCATCCCAAACATTAACATTCTTCAGAGTAAGAGATGCATCTCCTCCCTTGACCCTGCTACCTCCAAGTGCAGTTCTCTTGGTGTAGTTCCTGTGTTGTTCACTGAAGTCATCCGCATCATTCCTGTATTCATGGACACTTTGTTCTTCACCTACC is part of the Stegostoma tigrinum isolate sSteTig4 chromosome 12, sSteTig4.hap1, whole genome shotgun sequence genome and harbors:
- the LOC125457236 gene encoding V-set domain-containing T-cell activation inhibitor 1-like, yielding MLRALCCLILLQFPQFEAFDVICDQDVVTAVGKDVTLKCTFGKGDSNPTVIWEKVGEEQSVHEYRNDADDFSEQHRNYTKRTALGGSRVKGGDASLTLKNVNVWDEGRYKCSVNIIDGFGDATVVLSVWARGSGNVGIVWKSNGDNGDVLTCQSSGLYPAPEIKWEDKHGKNLNEVSETNLTRDKNGLYSVDHYLKQNHDSKNQYICSVWHKYMGKPQRARVAFTDGNSMIRLDDGEPSLDL